A section of the Pectinophora gossypiella chromosome 11, ilPecGoss1.1, whole genome shotgun sequence genome encodes:
- the LOC126370542 gene encoding myelin expression factor 2-like: MSKSPENWTVEGNSKSGSEEKFRIDETEYEEEYNMEENDDDDVRPPSKPSITSHVSDSPTGNKSNFGTEYRRKKRLKKEYEWHRFTFNKELRNSRKNGSPESNGRKKGVLYVNIMNFPTHWDTEDVYEFIKKEYKPVDFFISANKDMDFTGMIKLELLDASEFPNIFQCFHDKILDNDCKLSVNISVSDNESDKSDTESSLSSQAPRRKRQRRENEKPWRPDIDVWDTDPTGTYGLKPDFLKLLGITPPIDKWVHVSNFRCDKTELKEVMELAGQVLYCTVDTKGPKFAKVMYSHPLEAVQAVSMLHKQNFYGSDLKVEISEPPVALLPKGLKGVGPGLGVGGKPLRDIVKQYERFVQSKSSSVNYTLFRSPDVLFDPTVSFGQGNNEDDKSSDYGNKMVPVRPSESNPAHGPRSMQSFAASTPVQSAPRNVASHIKVDPSRSMSHVSRPMAGSFSLPNTRGSGPLAGPSGPMHSQPGPIHGHIGSIQGVPGPMHGSGPIPCPSGPMTGPAGSMPGPYGPMSGPQGPIPAGPMAGPIPGPSGPICGPIGPIGPGGPGYNAPINGSPQSGGPSDDVTVELINLPLSTTFPLLCEKMAQCGQVMSLQLTSPGCAVVQFAQRAQAQRCYQQYNGCRVLGNVIEVKFL; the protein is encoded by the exons ATGTCAAAGTCTCCAGAAAATTGGACTGTAGAAGGGAACTCTAAGTCAGGGTCAGAAGAGAAATTTCGTATAGATGAAACAGAATATGAGGAGGAATATAATATGgaggaaaatgatgatgatgacgttagGCCTCCTTCTAAACCCTCTATAACCTCACATGTCTCTGATAGCCCTACAggaaataaaagtaattttggCACAGAATACAGAAGGAAGAAAAGGCTAAAGAAGGAATATGAATGGCATCGGTTTACATTTAACAAGGAGTTACGAAACTCAAGGAAGAATGGTAGCCCAGAGTCAAATGGCAGGAAAAAAGGTgttctttatgtaaatattatgaattttccaacacaTTGGGACACTGAAGATGTGTATGAGTTTATTAAAAAGGAA TATAAACCAGTGGATTTCTTTATATCTGCCAATAAGGATATGGATTTTACGGGCATGATAAAGTTAGAATTACTGGATGCGTCAGAATTTCCCAATATATTCCAATGTTTTCATGACAAAATACTTGACAACGATTGCAAACTTTCTGTGAATATATCAG tttcTGACAATGAGTCCGATAAAAGTGATACAGAGTCATCATTATCATCCCAAGCACCTAGAAG GAAGCGTCAACGTCGCGAGAATGAAAAGCCATGGAGACCAGATATCGATGTGTGGGACACAGACCCCACAGGCACGTATGGATTGAAGCCTGATTTCCTGAAACTATTGGGGATTACACCTCCAATTGATAAGTGGGTCCATGTTTCGAAT TTCCGCTGTGACAAGACAGAGTTGAAAGAAGTTATGGAGCTAGCTGGTcaagtattgtattgtactgtggACACAAAAGGACCAAAATTCGCTAAAGTTATGTACTCGCATCCGTTAGAAGCCGTACAG GCGGTCTCTATGTTACACAAACAAAATTTCTACGGGTCGGACCTTAAAGTTGAAATTTCTGAGCCTCCCGTGGCACTCCTTCCAAAAGGGTTGAAGGGTGTAGGGCCGGGACTTGGCGTTGGAGGGAAACCTTTAAGGGACATTGTAAAGCAATACGAAAGATTTGTTCAGTCTAAAAGTTCCTCAGTAAACTACACGCTATTCCGCAGCCCTGATGTGCTATTTGATCCTACGGTTAGTTTTGGCCAGGGAAATAATGAGGACGATAAGTCAAGCGATTATGGCAACAAAATGGTACCTGTTAGACCGTCTGAGTCAAATCCCGCGCATGGTCCACGTTCAATGCAGTCTTTTGCCGCTTCCACGCCTGTTCAAAGTGCCCCTCGTAACGTGGCCAGCCATATAAAAGTCGATCCGAGTAGGTCAATGTCCCATGTTTCGCGTCCAATGGCTGGGTCCTTTTCTCTACCCAATACACGTGGCTCTGGGCCCCTGGCTGGCCCCTCTGGTCCAATGCATAGCCAGCCTGGTCCAATACATGGTCATATTGGCTCAATTCAAGGCGTACCTGGTCCAATGCACGGTTCTGGCCCTATACCCTGTCCTTCTGGCCCTATGACTGGTCCCGCCGGTTCGATGCCTGGACCCTATGGCCCAATGTCTGGTCCTCAAGGTCCAATACCTGCTGGTCCAATGGCTGGTCCTATACCTGGTCCTTCAGGGCCAATTTGTGGTCCAATTGGTCCAATTGGACCTGGTGGCCCAGGGTACAATGCGCCTATAAATGGATCCCCACAATCTGGCGGGCCATCTGATGACGTTACCGTCGAGCTTAtcaat CTACCGTTGAGTACGACGTTTCCTCTGCTATGTGAGAAGATGGCTCAGTGTGGTCAAGTGATGTCCCTTCAACTGACGTCTCCGGGATGCGCTGTAGTGCAGTTTGCGCAACGCGCACAAGCCCAACGATGTTATC